GTGATATGTGTTGTCCTTTTTTTTACGTCAGTAGGTGCCAATAATTATCTTAGCGCAGAGCCCCTCTGACTCATATCACTGCACACTGAACTGTTCCCGGGTCAGTAACAATATAAAACTACAACTGTATCATTGATTTTATAGTTGCAGCTTATTCAAGTATATTTAAAGGTAACACTAAGTCTGCTGTTTAATGGGTCAGTCTATGTGCTGGTATTTTCCCTAAAGTTGGCTAGTTATCCAGTAGCtaggtaggtaagtagggaaggtaggtaggtagggaggtAGGGTGGGAGGGAGTGAAGTAGGTAGATAGGTAAataggcagggagggagggaggttggTAAGTAGGGAGGTGGGCTAGTAGGTACTatgtatttaaagttttaattaaGATTTGTTTATATAAATGACATGACCCTAGAGTTATTACCAGCTTGTTGTTCTTTCTACTCACTGTGTTCAGTACATAGACTCTGCTCATGTCTCCCAGTGTCTCCCTCTAGCAGGTTCTTATACTAACGtatacttatatataaatatataatcatcATCACAGTGAACACTGAGGGTAGAGTTAAGAGATGTTTGCAGAATGAGCTGTGAGTGTGGGTCATAGTGAGTGAACTTGTAGTGACGGATACACAACTCAACGCAGGACAGTGTGTACATGTAGCTGTTCTACAATGTTTCTGTGTAAACGGAAGATTTGTCTTTGCTTTAATCCCTGTACACGGGTACGCAATTTAAATCCAGGTTGCGAATGGCGGAGTAGGCCACTGTATGCCGAAGTAGGCATATTATCTTAATACACCAAATGgcttttacagaaaaaaatgctGTGGTAATTATTAGTATCAAGTTTTAATATCAAAATCTTAAGAGTTGTAATTTAAACCCAGTCTGCACAAGAACACAGTAGGTAAGGTTCTTTTCAATTCTTTTTCACCTGTTCAATGTGGTGCTCATTACATAACTTGGCTGATCCCTGTGTGCGCATCAAAGAATTTGACATCATCCCCCCTACTTCAAACTGCTGCGAGGAACAGTGAGAAGAGCAGACTCAGAGCTGCTTCATTCTCACCAGCTCACTGGATAACAGCTGAGTCATGAAGCAGCCATTTAAAAGCTGAACACAAGAAAccacaatacatttttacatcGTTGATGgatttgatgtcacatttacagTGGGATGATCAGTTGTATTACCAACATATTTAAGGAGGAAGGAGTTGCTGGATTCTATGTGTGAGTAATTCAATCATTTTACAGTTATTCTTAATAAAATACTAGGACAGGTTCATTTAGGTCTTTGCAGTGCCGCtgagcagtgttttgtgtgtttgcagaggtcTCATACCCCACGTGCTGGGAGAGGTCCTCTTCCTGTGGTGTTGTAACCTCCTCTCTCACCTTATTAATACCTACGCTGTAGACGACTGTGTAAGTATCTCTATCTGCGATGACATTATTTCATAACTACACAATAAATTCAATGTTGATGAAAAGTAATGAATAAGAAAGTTTGTTATGCGTATACTTGGCCATAAAGAAAGTTCCAACGGAATACTGTTCACTGGGAGCTAAAGTGCCTCACATGAAGACGCTGAGAGTTGAAACATGTTGCTGCAACAGCTGAAAGGCAAGTGATATGCTGCCAAAGCTGGAAGTACAAATGAACTGCTGAACTGAAAGAAGAAATCTTAGTATTCATTCCCGAAGGCGCCCTCTAGCAAAGGCTTGTTTGAACACAACCATCTAAAACCTGGTGGTTTTCAGAAAAACTTTCATCTCTGAGCCCCTGAAGCCGATAGAAACCTGAAATTAAACCATTTTATACCCTTAGACTTTAGATTTAGTTGTTAATCGTTGCCTTTGCATTGGAAACCACACGACTGGAAAATGAAAGCAGCTATGTTAATACTTAAATTCAGatccttttttaatgtttattgattttttaaGAAATATTGATGATCATTGGGGCATTTGTGCATTGTCAAGCTCTAAAGGGAGAAATGCAGATGTCACACCTGTCTTGACAGAGAGATACACATGTATGTATAATCTGGTTaatatgagacaaactcagtCTGAGGCAAAACATAAGGTCATGGGGTAAAGTTTTGTTTAGGCTCCATGCAAGAGTCAATGCAAAGTctaaataagtgtgtgtgtgtagaaacagTTTAATGTGATCATTAGGCAGAGTTGATGATAACAGTTGAGGGCTTCTCTTGTTGCTCAAAGGCTGACCATTAGAAAAACATCAATCGatcaacaaatcaaattttatttgtatagcccgtATTCAGGAATCGCAATGTATGCGCAGTAGAGAAGTGCAATAAATACCatgtcaacaaaataataatatttacaacattcatgagaaaaggCAGTGTCCAACATAAATGAAGAGGAGTAGCAATGTTTGAAGGGAGCAGTGATGATAATTGCAATGATAGAGGTATCGTCAATAATGGTAGAATATCTGAGGAGGGTATGTTGTAAGAAATCTAGCTGTAATCTTAATCTACGATCAGCTGCTTCCATGATTATGATCCACGACCCATAACTATTGTTTAAGTATGAACACAAACGTATAGATGGATGTATTAGATGCATAACTTATGTGTGAGAAGTGAAAGATGTTAAAGTCACAAGAGCTGATGTCCAAAAAAAAGTTTGGAGGGTGACCTCACTACGTGATGTTGGCGCAACATGTTTCAACACTCGGCTTCTTCAGATTATGTACTCCACTTTTAAATTTCAACTTCCagaatttcatttgatttaacaATTTCCTCCAGCTTTCAACttccaaattaaatcaaatgtccTGTTCCATATAAAGCCAGTCCACTgtggcctctctctctgtgttgcagTTCAGTCAGGCCTCAGCAGTAAGAAGCTACACTAAGTTTGTGATGGGAGTAAGTTCAGTTCAATTgttatttgatctattgctccTGTTCATCAGGACTTCAGATTAATCCAGTGTTGTTTTCTAGATTGGAGTGAGTATTCTCACATATCCGTTCATGTTGGTGGCCGATCTCATGGCAGTCAACAACTGCGGGTGAGTCGATCCTTCCAACATTATAATGTTCTCACGTGGAAAGACATTTCACTCTTCAGTGACAATATGATGGGATTCAACGTGTCTTCATTCAGTAGTTCCGCTGACCTGCacgttagtggacgacccgctctgcCTCCTGAGACCCTAACCCCAGACTGCACTTCCTGTGCACAGTGTTGACAGTGACATCATGTTGTTGATGTCATGCTGACAACAAGGGAGAGTGTACACACTTTGTGTTggttaaatctgaatctgagTCTATTTCTGAAATAGCAAACACGTCAAACCTTGTGAACTTGGAGCTTTCATCAAAGGTTGTAGCTACATTGTCATTTGGTCATAGCAAACAGAGTCCCATTTCAACAGCGTCTTTTTTGAATGGGCAACAACATAGTTAGTGTTATTTGTAAAATCCAGGCCACAGTCTTGATCTTGAAGTCTGACTGGTTGGGCTTTGTGTCAGTCTGGCTGCAGGTCTTCCTCCGCACTCTCCCATCTTCAAGTCCTGGCTGCACTGCTGGAGTCACCTGAGCCACAAGGTACGCTCACTCTGTCACGTTTTAAAAGgattaaaaaggaaataaatatacaacatttaaaatctttatagAGACCTTTAGTTTGACCAGGTTTAGAGTTGAGACTTATCAATATTCATTAATAACATTGCTGAAAAGCATTCTaatccccccctcccccctcccgtCAGGGTCAGCTCTACAGAGGATCGAGCTTCTTTTCCCGCTGGGTGCCTGTCAGCTCCCTGCCCTCCATCGAGAACTGACATCATCACCGTCACCCTGCTGGGACTTTCATCCTTCTCTTGCCGTCATCCACTTTTAGCCGGAGCAGCAGAGACTCAGTTTCTCTCGTGCCATCAAACCTTTTCTCACAGCAGCTTTGGTTTGGTTTCAGTGAGGCGAGGAGGGAGCTCGTTCTGAACTACATCGCAGTGTTTTGTTCTGGACTGCAGCGTCCACCTCTGATGTCATGTCCTACTCTCCAGTATTCTCATCAACAACCCTCAACCAACGTTTCCATGGACAGCAGACAGCAACTGTTCTAACCTACGACGAGTACAATGACCAGCTGATGGTCACAGGGAGAGGATCACAG
This sequence is a window from Paralichthys olivaceus isolate ysfri-2021 chromosome 6, ASM2471397v2, whole genome shotgun sequence. Protein-coding genes within it:
- the LOC109639648 gene encoding mitochondrial carrier homolog 1 isoform X4 yields the protein MVGHEPLPPTVGTTMFGRRVLYLPGFFSYAQHIVKVDGKRGLFRGFAPRIITSAISTIVRSNVKQQVEFRAKRDDLQTSLRKVVKETTHEMIIQCLSRIATHPFHVMSVRCMAQFVGREVKYSGMISCITNIFKEEGVAGFYVGLIPHVLGEVLFLWCCNLLSHLINTYAVDDCFSQASAVRSYTKFVMGIGVSILTYPFMLVADLMAVNNCGLAAGLPPHSPIFKSWLHCWSHLSHKGQLYRGSSFFSRWVPVSSLPSIEN
- the LOC109639648 gene encoding mitochondrial carrier homolog 1 isoform X5 — protein: MNLFLQLWAQRCLEEESYTYLAFSPMHIVKVDGKRGLFRGFAPRIITSAISTIVRSNVKQQVEFRAKRDDLQTSLRKVVKETTHEMIIQCLSRIATHPFHVMSVRCMAQFVGREVKYSGMISCITNIFKEEGVAGFYVGLIPHVLGEVLFLWCCNLLSHLINTYAVDDCFSQASAVRSYTKFVMGIGVSILTYPFMLVADLMAVNNCGLAAGLPPHSPIFKSWLHCWSHLSHKGQLYRGSSFFSRWVPVSSLPSIEN
- the LOC109639648 gene encoding mitochondrial carrier homolog 1 isoform X3 gives rise to the protein MDGWWDMNLFLQLWAQRCLEEESYTYLAFSPMHIVKVDGKRGLFRGFAPRIITSAISTIVRSNVKQQVEFRAKRDDLQTSLRKVVKETTHEMIIQCLSRIATHPFHVMSVRCMAQFVGREVKYSGMISCITNIFKEEGVAGFYVGLIPHVLGEVLFLWCCNLLSHLINTYAVDDCFSQASAVRSYTKFVMGIGVSILTYPFMLVADLMAVNNCGLAAGLPPHSPIFKSWLHCWSHLSHKGQLYRGSSFFSRWVPVSSLPSIEN